In Anoplopoma fimbria isolate UVic2021 breed Golden Eagle Sablefish chromosome 15, Afim_UVic_2022, whole genome shotgun sequence, the genomic window GAAGCCACCAAAAACTGTCccacagttttttaaaaaaaaaaaaaaaaaaaaaaaaaagctgctgtaAACCGCACCTGGAGGCTACAGCCCAACCTGGCAGCCCAAACCTCTCATAGTCTCCTCCGTAGATGTCCCGAACTAGCTTGTCCACTCGGGTGCTCTCCCCTTGAGAAGCCATTTCTAGAGCTTCCTCGAAAGTAGAGCAGCCGGTCAGCAGGCAACACAGGCCCAGGAAGGTCCCACCACCGAGGCTGTGGACACACAGAGTAACAGAGAGATGATTTATGAGATATTCATATTCTAGAAATGTCATCAGTCTTAACGGAGAGTCTAAAATtggattttcaaaaaaatgtgaaaaaaaagaaagaagtcatGTACTCTGTACAAACTCCAAATTTGAAAACTCATCTAGTGTTTCTTTCTCAGCACAAAGGGCCATTACGTTGAGGGAGAAGTAACCATCCATGAAGCCACTGGACAGAGAAACCACATGCAAATAAACCAGTGGAGAGTCGGAGAAGGAAAAACTGTCGGTTCAACTCAAACTTTAAACTAAACCCAGATCAATCTAACAAAGAACCATTGTGTTCAACTCACAAGAAAACAGTTAAGTGAGGGAAGTGGTTCGGTAGCAGACAGCTAAAACAAACATGCTGCTACTTTTCACACCGAGGCACTATGGAGACACAAGAGGGCAGACGTCACCACCAAGCAGGCCACCCACTTGACTGGAGTGCATCCACCTGCATCACTTTAACCCGGTGTCAGCCTGCGTATGGCTGGCTAGTGTCAACTAACGttttctgattttgttttgtttttctgctgacaTTTGGAGCTAGTGACACAAACGACCAATATGTCTTTAAACGTATAACACTGCACTCAAAAAAtagagttttctgtttttttcttttgctcattTTTTCAAGACCGTAGAATATTATCTGACCTCCAAATGGCATCTTTAATCTTTCTTGAGTGCTAGAAGGTGTGACTCATCAtgaacacaaattaaatattcagtGTAATCGAAagtggtattttttattttttttttacttcaaaagtcatttaaaattgACTGTGTCTTAAAGTACACCCCTGCAGCCCCTGTACTCCCTCTGGGCCCCAGCTTTCagagaaataatattaaatattgagGGCTTGTGTTctatattaattgtattttgatTAAATGGGAGCATGCTGCTTAAAGCAAACTGCAGCAGGCCTAGTGGATTTCCACCAACGTCATACAGAAGCAATATCCGCACTTATACTTAAATGTAAACAATTCcattatatgaataatatataatgacGAATAGTCCGCTAGAGCACAGTAAATCTCCATCACTGATAAGTACCTGGTCCCTGTAACTCGTTTGTAGTTGCTCTCAGAGTAAACGGCCAGGATGCTGACCCCGGACCCAATGTTGACCAGCAGCAGAGGGTAAGGGTTCTCCAGTGTGTAGGGCTTCTGGATGCAGCGATCTGGGTCGGTGGGGTTCTCAAAGTAGTAGCACTCTGAGGGTCCCTTGGACACCACCGAGTCGATGTACAACACCCCCCGGATCAAACAGTCCAGCTCATCCAGCTTGTGGAGCTGCAGATCCgccatctttttttgtttttgttttgggtgAGAGGAAAGAGAACATGGATAACATCACTGAAGGGATGTGGTAGGGGAACAGAGGCGGgaaactggggggggggggaagcagaGGGGTAAGAAAACAGGAACCTTAATGTTAATTGTATTGTAACGCATCTtgactaaaagaaaaataacagtctCAATCTAACAGATTTTTTCTTGCCTATATTAGGAGGTTATTGTGCAATTTGAAATTCCAgtttgatgaagaaaaaaaaacactggaagGGACCTTTAGTGCAACAATCACTATATATTCTTTTGTATTGTCACCGTTTAATTTGTCCAGTTAAATTAATTGATGTTTTCTTATGGTCCAGAAGgaaagaaatatgtttaatatgtgtcaaaaatgtatttgctttgattttcaACCAATGTCATGAGGACATGGATGCCCTTTTTGTCCTTGTATCTATTGGCAGTATTGCTACATCATCAAATGTTGATGGTGTTCTCCATCACTGGCTGTTCAGATTACATCACCTGCTATAAAAAGGTCTCTGCTCTTTCCTTCCTGACAATCTTCACCATCCAGCCTGTAAATAGCAAAGAGAAGTAAACAACCGTGGACCCACCGTGCGGAAATCAGACTCAAACTTGTACGCCCCCCCTCCCGTGGCGCAGAGGGTGGTGTGGAGGCTGGAGAAGTGCTTGTTGCGGCCCATCTGCAGGAAGGCCGGCAGGTCATGCGTGGGGAAGCGGATGAAGTGCAGGTTTCCGGTCCTGCCGCACAGCGTCAGGTCCTGCAGCTCCAGGTGCACGTCCCTGATGCCCGTCTTCCCATAGGCGGTGTTGGAGGTGAGGTAGCGCCGGATGCTCTTCAGGTTCTCCacctcttcctgctcctcctctgccgTGATGTCTTTGGGCTCAAAGTACACCAGCTTCACCAGGGTGCCTCCAATGTCCATCCCAAACCAGGGAAATGCTGCATTATGGGAgataacataaagaaaaaaatcaatatttagtgggtttttttaaacattgcattatatatatttttaatttaaatgcttATTGACAGTGTGGAGCTGATGTCTCAATGCTGCAGCCTCAGAAGCAGAAGTACAGTGTGTACCAGGAACGCCATCTTGTTGCAAAATGGACCCTGGCTATTTCCTGGAATCCACCCATATTACATTgcaataccaaaaaaaaaaaattataaccattttttataaacatcccagcacaccacacacacattaataatgcatttatttaattttgtattttttttttaaaattggaaATACATGCAACGACGCGTTTTTCCAGGAAATACCCTGCACCTACGCGGCCTTGTCTTTTTCACCGAGTCGCTCCGAAGCCTCGGTGTCGAGTTGGAGCTCCGGCCGTCGGACGAGGCCCTCTCTGCGGCCTCACTGTCGGGCCGCGGCTGCTTCGTGGGGGTCTCGTCTTCGTCGATGTTTTCATCCTCGCGTTGGTGGCCATTGAACGCCATTTTAACGACTAACTCACTACATGCATGCTGcagtttattattaaaataaaaacgttAAATATGGACGGTGGACGGTGGAGAGCGGCGGGCTACGAGCTAGCTAATTAGCTTAGCTAAGTAGCTGTGTCGTTAGCGGCCGGTGTCCTTTTTATATTCGCTGTCAAACCGGGGTGGGCGGGGCTAGTCGGTGATTGACGGACTCCAGAGCCAATCAGAGTGCGAACAGCCCAGTCAGGAAACAGTTGATAGAAAGAGGCTGATGTcagttaaacatcataaatgTATGagtatgaaaacaaagaaaagtctTACATAATATAAATCAAACCAACtcctatattttttatttatttatatttaatttattatagaTAAAACAATAGATGCTAATGAGCCttaacatatttaattaaattgacaaattcaacaaaaagtcattttaaagaaaggaTAGATTTATAATGCTTTGGCAATggatagtttttttatttttattttttctacattgtagattaatattgaagaaatccaaactatgaaggaacacatatggaattatgtggtaaacaaacaaatgctcaacaaaccagaatatgttttatattttaaacatcatAAATGCATGagtataaaaacaaagaaaagtctTACATAATATATAGTTACAATAAATCCCACCAACtcctatatttttatttatttatatttaatttattatagaTAAAACAATAGATGTTAATGAGCCttaacatatttaattaaatgtacaaattcaacaaaaagtcattttaaagaaaggaTAGATTTATAATGCTTTGGCAATGGATATTTAATTTACCAAATAGCATTTAACAAGTTTAAAGTAcggtaccagtcaaaagtttggacacaccttctcattcaatgttttttctttatttttatttctacattgtagattaatattgaagacatccaaactatgaaggaacacatatggaattatgtggtaaacaaacaaatgctcaacaaaccagaatatgttttatattttagattcttcaaagtagttgaatgagaaggtgtgtccaaaattTTGACTGGTACTCTATAGTTACAATAAATCCCACCAACtcctatatttttatttatttatatttcatttattatagaTAAAACAATAGATGTTAATGAGCCttaacatatttaattaaattgacaAATTCAACAAAACTCCTTTTAAAGAAAGGATAGATTTATAATGCTTGGGCAATGATTATTTGATTTACCAAATAgcatttaattttaattctattttcatttaattaattttttattgtatatgttttatttattatctgtttctatgtagttgagctgctgcaacacccggatttcccccatggggatcaataaaggaatataataataattaacaagtTTAAAGTATGTTGTATTTTCTACATCTTGATTTCAAGATGCAAAATAGCATTTGTTTGATCAGCAAAATGATGATCCAGCTACTCCCAAATGATCTATAATACAAGCactgtatgtacattttttttctttttacagaatAATATTGGATACAATGGATTCAAGATGCACTGTTGCCCATAAACTTGTGGTTTCCCCGCAGGGAAATTAATATGCACACTcaatgaaggattttttttattttttatttcaggtttATTGTTTCTATGATTGTCAAATATATAGCTAGAGACTTAACATTTTGATAAACCTTAAACTGAGTTTACAAATTACATGTGTTCCATAATggtaatacatttaatatacaaAGCATCTTTGCAGCTTAAATATCCTTGTTTTTTTCGGACATTTCCTACATTGACAATgctatttacaataaaatgtcacatcATAGAACATGAATTCTCAAACTTGCTTCTATTTAAAAAGGAGAACAAATCCAATGGAGAAATAAAATGCCATCTTAAACATTTGCACCAGAAGATGTCCATAGCACAGACAGCCTCAGTGAAGTGGCGCAAGAAATAaagtgatgtttacacagattaaatgtttttggtgttttttcaacatcaaaaacagaagaaataacCAATAACCACAGAAATGACCATTTAAAAACccagttaaatatgaagctacttACACAACATCTCATGATTAACAATCTCATAAAGAAACAGGAAGAGCCATGGTTTTAAAACGTTTTGGACAGACTATGGACCatatacattttcaaagtaTGTTAATTAATTATGCAGTCTAGCGGACTGATTCTTTGAGACATGAGTGCTTGGGAATGTTTTTGACACATCAGTTTATCTTAAAATACCTATATGGAgcaaatatatatgtacaaataaatacagacagtgCACTAGCCATGATTTAGAGAGTGTGATGCTGGTACTCTTTCCTCCACAGTGCACATCCAGTAAAATTCAGGTTCCTTAGTACGCTAATCTTTACTGGATGACAGCCAACAGTCTTATCTTGAAAGTGCTTATCAGACAAGTGAACATACAAACATTTCTATCACTAATACACAGCTTCTGTGTATATTTACATACCACATGTTTGCAGCAGGTGCATAAATAACCTGAGATCTCAACCCCAGTTCCATGAAGTTCCATATTTGAAATAAGAAGGGTAGGTTTGGTTTTGGCTCACTAGGGCAAATTTAattcaacattaaaaatgataaaatatagtCTGACTTAACAACATACTTGTAATTAATGACATGATCAAAGGTCTGGCAAATCAGCTATTATTACTCTAGGTAATTATTAACCAGCTGTCTCTCGCCTTTCCAGTGACTACAATAAGGCACCATAACCTTAAGATCCATTTT contains:
- the pank2 gene encoding pantothenate kinase 2, mitochondrial isoform X1 — protein: MAFNGHQREDENIDEDETPTKQPRPDSEAAERASSDGRSSNSTPRLRSDSVKKTRPPFPWFGMDIGGTLVKLVYFEPKDITAEEEQEEVENLKSIRRYLTSNTAYGKTGIRDVHLELQDLTLCGRTGNLHFIRFPTHDLPAFLQMGRNKHFSSLHTTLCATGGGAYKFESDFRTMADLQLHKLDELDCLIRGVLYIDSVVSKGPSECYYFENPTDPDRCIQKPYTLENPYPLLLVNIGSGVSILAVYSESNYKRVTGTSLGGGTFLGLCCLLTGCSTFEEALEMASQGESTRVDKLVRDIYGGDYERFGLPGWAVASSFGNMMSKEKRESVTKEDLARATLVTITNNIGSITRMCALNENIERVVFVGNFLRVNTLSMKLLAYAMDYWSKGQLKALFLQHEGYFGAVGALLELLHPS
- the pank2 gene encoding pantothenate kinase 2, mitochondrial isoform X2, with translation MAFNGHQREDENIDEDETPTKQPRPDSEAAERASSDGRSSNSTPRLRSDSVKKTRPPFPWFGMDIGGTLVKLVYFEPKDITAEEEQEEVENLKSIRRYLTSNTAYGKTGIRDVHLELQDLTLCGRTGNLHFIRFPTHDLPAFLQMGRNKHFSSLHTTLCATGGGAYKFESDFRTMADLQLHKLDELDCLIRGVLYIDSVVSKGPSECYYFENPTDPDRCIQKPYTLENPYPLLLVNIGSGVSILAVYSESNYKRVTGTSLGGGTFLGLCCLLTGCSTFEEALEMASQGESTRVDKLVRDIYGGDYESFGNMMSKEKRESVTKEDLARATLVTITNNIGSITRMCALNENIERVVFVGNFLRVNTLSMKLLAYAMDYWSKGQLKALFLQHEGYFGAVGALLELLHPS